The DNA region GGGTCGACGAATCGCCGTTCTTCGCCCAGCTGTTGTAGTACTCGATCAGCGGCTTGGTCTGCGCTTCATACACTTCCAGACGCTTCTTGACCGTTTCTTCCTTGTCGTCGTCGCGCTGGATCAGCGGTTCGCCGGTCACGTCGTCCACGCCTTCCACTTTCGGCGGGTTGAACTTGACGTGGTACGTGCGGCCCGACGCGGCGTGCGAGCGGCGGCCACTCATACGCACGATGATCTCCTCGAACGGCACGTCGATCTCCAGCACGTAGTCGATCGCGACGCCGGCCTGCTTCATGGCTTCGGCTTGCGGAATGGTGCGCGGAAAACCGTCGAACAGATAGCCGTTCGCGCAGTCCGGCTGCTGCAGGCGCTCCTTCACCAGGTTGATGATCAACTCGTCCGTCACCAGTTCGCCGGCGTCCATGAAGCGCTTGGCTTCGAGGCCGAGCGGCGTGCCTGCCTTGAC from Paraburkholderia aromaticivorans includes:
- the adk gene encoding adenylate kinase, with product MRLILLGAPGAGKGTQATFIKEKFGIPQISTGDMLRAAVKAGTPLGLEAKRFMDAGELVTDELIINLVKERLQQPDCANGYLFDGFPRTIPQAEAMKQAGVAIDYVLEIDVPFEEIIVRMSGRRSHAASGRTYHVKFNPPKVEGVDDVTGEPLIQRDDDKEETVKKRLEVYEAQTKPLIEYYNSWAKNGDSSTPLKAPQYRRISGLGSVEEIRERAFEALK